The Brachybacterium huguangmaarense genome contains a region encoding:
- the pgeF gene encoding peptidoglycan editing factor PgeF, giving the protein MSGTDLPARASRLRGARALFTTRDGGVSGAPYASLNLARHVGDDEGAVAANRERLRAAIGVDVVYVDQVHSADVAVVGEGDEPDGGSVRTADALVTRRGDIALAIMVADCLPVLLVDAEAGVVGAAHAGRAGLLGGVLENTVAAMQALGADVERVRAEIGPSVCGSCYEVPAAMRADAERTLPGIGATTRRGTPSLDLRAGAVLALTGAGLRAGHVLSDAPCTVEDERFYSYRREQRTGRLAGVIRRA; this is encoded by the coding sequence ATGAGCGGAACCGACCTGCCGGCACGGGCCTCGCGACTTCGCGGGGCCCGTGCCCTGTTCACGACGCGCGACGGCGGCGTCTCCGGTGCGCCGTACGCGTCGCTCAACCTCGCCCGGCACGTGGGCGACGACGAGGGCGCCGTCGCGGCCAACCGTGAGCGGCTGCGCGCCGCGATCGGCGTCGACGTCGTCTACGTCGACCAGGTCCACTCGGCGGATGTCGCGGTCGTCGGCGAGGGCGACGAGCCGGACGGCGGTTCGGTGCGCACCGCCGACGCCCTTGTGACCCGGCGCGGCGACATCGCGCTCGCGATCATGGTGGCCGACTGCCTCCCCGTCCTGCTCGTCGACGCGGAGGCGGGCGTCGTCGGCGCCGCCCATGCGGGACGCGCGGGGCTGCTCGGCGGCGTCCTCGAGAACACGGTCGCCGCGATGCAGGCGCTCGGCGCCGACGTCGAGCGGGTGCGGGCCGAGATCGGGCCGAGCGTGTGCGGATCGTGCTACGAGGTGCCCGCCGCGATGCGCGCCGACGCCGAGCGCACGCTGCCGGGCATCGGGGCGACGACGCGCCGCGGCACCCCCTCGCTCGATCTGCGCGCCGGGGCGGTGCTCGCCCTGACCGGCGCGGGCCTGCGGGCCGGGCACGTGCTGTCCGACGCGCCCTGCACGGTCGAGGACGAGCGCTTCTACTCCTATCGCCGCGAGCAGCGGACGGGACGGCTCGCCGGTGTGATCCGGCGCGCGTGA
- a CDS encoding cell division protein SepF: MGAWHNAMVALGLANEVDDEYYEDEADRRETAAAPARRTEAAENHEREAQVTPIRQRPSVVPAAAGVEESMHRITTIHPRAYNDAKAIGESFREGVPVIVNLSDMQDGDAKRMVDFCAGLIFGLRGDIERITSKVFLLSPEFVEVDGDSSADEGSFYNQS; encoded by the coding sequence ATGGGTGCATGGCACAACGCGATGGTGGCGCTCGGCCTCGCCAACGAGGTCGACGACGAGTACTACGAGGACGAGGCGGACCGTCGTGAGACCGCGGCGGCTCCCGCCCGGCGCACCGAGGCCGCCGAGAATCATGAACGGGAGGCCCAGGTGACCCCGATCCGCCAGCGACCGAGCGTCGTTCCCGCTGCCGCGGGCGTCGAGGAGTCCATGCACCGGATCACGACGATCCACCCGCGCGCGTACAACGACGCCAAGGCGATCGGCGAGTCCTTCCGCGAGGGCGTGCCGGTCATCGTGAACCTGTCGGACATGCAGGACGGCGACGCCAAGCGCATGGTCGACTTCTGCGCCGGGCTCATCTTCGGCCTGCGCGGCGACATCGAGCGCATCACCTCCAAGGTCTTCCTGCTCAGCCCCGAGTTCGTCGAGGTGGACGGCGACAGCTCCGCCGACGAGGGCAGCTTCTACAACCAGAGCTGA
- a CDS encoding YggT family protein, producing the protein MQIVFGVLYLVLWLYLLVLLARLVIDWIQSFARSYRPRGLVLLLFEVVYTLTDPPVRTLRRLIPPLRLGGMMLDLSMFILLIVGWIVLGVLARLAF; encoded by the coding sequence GTGCAGATCGTCTTCGGGGTCCTGTACCTCGTCCTCTGGCTGTATCTGTTGGTGCTGCTCGCGCGCCTCGTCATCGACTGGATCCAGAGCTTCGCGCGCTCCTACCGTCCGCGCGGCCTCGTGCTCCTGCTGTTCGAGGTCGTCTACACCCTGACCGATCCCCCCGTGCGCACCCTGCGACGCCTGATCCCGCCCCTGCGGCTGGGCGGCATGATGCTCGATCTGAGCATGTTCATCCTGCTGATCGTCGGCTGGATCGTGCTCGGCGTGCTCGCCCGCCTCGCGTTCTGA
- a CDS encoding DivIVA domain-containing protein produces MALMPEDLQNKRFTPVRFSEGYDMDEVDNYLDNDVMPRLQELIDENARLTQELEAARNRIAELESGESAPAAVSEETEETTGEEAPEAAVESEPVEVEETEVVEAVEAPAPAVESSVPADAAGIIALANRLHDEHVRNGEEERDRLITEANAESRRIIGEAEEKSRSTLEALETQKADLEKSIDGLRTFERDYRNRLRNYLENQLRELDTSDTQDQQATFGL; encoded by the coding sequence ATGGCACTCATGCCCGAGGATCTGCAGAACAAGCGGTTCACTCCGGTGCGGTTCTCCGAAGGCTATGACATGGACGAGGTGGACAACTACCTCGACAACGACGTCATGCCGCGCCTCCAGGAGCTCATCGACGAGAACGCCCGCCTGACCCAGGAGCTCGAGGCGGCCCGCAACCGCATCGCCGAGCTCGAGTCGGGCGAGAGCGCCCCCGCAGCCGTCTCCGAGGAGACCGAGGAGACCACGGGCGAGGAGGCCCCCGAGGCCGCCGTCGAGAGCGAGCCGGTCGAGGTCGAGGAGACCGAGGTCGTCGAGGCCGTCGAGGCTCCCGCCCCGGCCGTCGAGTCGTCGGTTCCGGCCGATGCCGCCGGCATCATCGCCCTGGCCAACCGGCTGCACGACGAGCACGTGCGCAACGGCGAGGAGGAGCGCGACCGCCTCATCACCGAGGCCAACGCCGAGTCCCGCCGCATCATCGGCGAGGCCGAGGAGAAGTCCCGCTCGACCCTCGAGGCCCTCGAGACCCAGAAGGCCGATCTCGAGAAGTCGATCGACGGTCTGCGGACCTTCGAGCGCGACTACCGCAACCGGCTGCGCAACTACCTCGAGAACCAGCTGCGCGAGCTCGACACGAGCGACACCCAGGACCAGCAGGCGACCTTCGGCCTGTGA
- the lspA gene encoding signal peptidase II translates to MSPTPSAAANAGRDASGVRRVERTGLSRTVAIVVAVVLAAVIVVLDQLSKHWAETSLAVLEPRAVVGELLQFRLLYNSGAAWGMGSGITPVVTLVQIAICIGALVYVVRSVRSVPWALALGCIVGGALGNIHDRILRAPSPFHGEVVDFIELPHWPVFNVADMAVVVGAVLIVLLGVLGVASDPAARDQTADAAETSAAETAAADTSAVEASAAADGAGEDASGSDAAADTAAPTGREAADDQDAMGDHGVGSASERRP, encoded by the coding sequence GTGAGCCCGACTCCCTCTGCAGCAGCGAACGCCGGACGCGACGCGTCCGGCGTTCGCCGTGTCGAGCGCACCGGTCTGTCCCGCACGGTCGCGATCGTCGTCGCCGTCGTCCTCGCCGCGGTCATCGTCGTGCTCGACCAGCTCTCCAAGCACTGGGCCGAGACCTCGCTCGCGGTGCTCGAGCCGCGGGCCGTCGTCGGCGAGCTGCTCCAGTTCCGCCTGCTCTACAACTCCGGTGCCGCCTGGGGCATGGGATCGGGCATCACGCCCGTCGTGACCCTCGTGCAGATCGCCATCTGCATCGGCGCTCTCGTCTACGTCGTGCGCTCGGTGCGCTCGGTGCCGTGGGCGCTCGCGCTCGGCTGCATCGTCGGCGGCGCCCTCGGCAACATCCACGACCGGATCCTGCGCGCCCCCAGCCCGTTCCACGGCGAGGTCGTCGACTTCATCGAGCTCCCGCACTGGCCCGTGTTCAACGTCGCCGACATGGCTGTCGTGGTCGGGGCCGTGCTGATCGTCCTGCTGGGCGTGCTCGGGGTCGCGTCCGACCCGGCCGCCCGTGACCAGACGGCCGACGCTGCGGAGACGTCGGCTGCGGAGACGGCTGCCGCCGACACCTCTGCCGTCGAGGCGTCCGCTGCCGCGGACGGAGCCGGTGAGGACGCGAGCGGATCAGACGCCGCGGCGGACACCGCGGCCCCGACCGGGCGCGAAGCGGCAGACGACCAGGACGCCATGGGAGACCACGGCGTCGGGAGCGCCTCGGAGCGACGTCCGTGA
- a CDS encoding RluA family pseudouridine synthase, producing the protein MRTVPVPDGLAGERVDVGIARLFGLSRTRAADLVMNGAVDLDGQMPARSTRLEPGMMLTVEIPSERPAVEVRPLIAPGMRLVHEDDDIIVVDKPVGVAAHPSAGWDGPTVLGHLAAAGVRITAGGPPERRGIVSRLDVGTSGLMVVVKSERAYPVLKEAFSSRRVDKVYHALAQGHLDPRAGTIDAAIGRSPHHDYKYAVMSTGKHAVTHYEALEELPGADLLRVKLETGRTHQIRVHLAAMRHPLVGDPLYGADPTFAARLGLVRQWLHAMELSFVHPVRGSRVTFTSQYPDDLQHALDVLRES; encoded by the coding sequence ATGCGCACGGTCCCGGTGCCCGACGGGCTCGCGGGGGAGCGGGTCGACGTCGGCATCGCGCGCCTCTTCGGGCTCTCGCGGACGCGCGCCGCGGACCTCGTCATGAACGGCGCCGTCGACCTCGACGGGCAGATGCCGGCACGCTCGACGCGCCTCGAGCCCGGCATGATGCTGACCGTCGAGATCCCGTCCGAGCGGCCCGCCGTCGAGGTGCGGCCCCTGATCGCGCCGGGCATGCGGCTGGTCCACGAGGACGACGACATCATCGTGGTCGACAAGCCCGTGGGCGTCGCGGCCCATCCGAGCGCCGGCTGGGACGGCCCGACCGTGCTGGGGCACCTGGCCGCGGCGGGCGTGCGCATCACGGCCGGCGGGCCGCCCGAGCGCCGCGGCATCGTCTCGCGCCTCGACGTCGGCACGAGCGGCCTCATGGTCGTCGTGAAGTCCGAGCGCGCGTACCCCGTGCTCAAGGAGGCGTTCAGCTCCCGCCGCGTCGACAAGGTCTACCACGCCCTGGCCCAGGGCCATCTCGACCCGCGGGCCGGCACGATCGACGCCGCGATCGGCCGCTCGCCCCACCACGACTACAAGTACGCCGTCATGAGCACCGGCAAGCACGCCGTCACGCACTACGAGGCGCTCGAGGAGCTGCCGGGCGCCGACCTGTTGCGCGTCAAGCTCGAGACCGGGCGCACCCATCAGATCCGGGTGCACCTCGCGGCCATGCGTCATCCGCTCGTGGGCGATCCGCTGTACGGGGCCGATCCGACGTTCGCGGCCCGGCTCGGCCTCGTGCGCCAATGGCTGCACGCGATGGAGCTCTCCTTCGTGCACCCGGTGCGCGGAAGCCGGGTCACGTTCACCTCGCAGTACCCGGACGACCTCCAGCACGCCCTCGACGTGCTCCGCGAGAGCTGA
- the dnaE gene encoding DNA polymerase III subunit alpha: MASDDFVHLHVHTDYSLLDGAAKISKLVDETARQGQKAIAITDHGYVFGAYEFYKTAVAADIKPIIGVEAYVTPGTSRHDRTRQQWGTKAQQDAGDDVSARGAYTHLTLLSRTTAGMHNLFRLASSASLDGQMGKWPRMDREILSTYADGLIASTGCPSGEIQTRIRLGQWDEAVKAAGEFQDMFGKENYFVELMDHGLDLETRVTKDLIALSKQIGAPLLATNDLHYVTEDDAKIQDALLCINSGSTFDTPGRFKFDGSGYYLKSAAEMRELFRELPEACDNTLRVAEMCDVSFTTTAEGANFMPVFPTPPGEDEHSWFVKEVQRGLEYRFSAGIPDAVQKQADYEVSVITQMGFPGYFLVVSDFIRWAKENGIRVGPGRGSGAGSMVAYAMRITDLDPLEHGLLFERFLNPDRVSMPDFDVDFDDRRRGEVLEYVTRKYGDDRVAQVITYGVMKTKNSLKDASRVLGYPYAMGDRLTKALPPAVMGKDIPLSGIYDPENKRYAEAGEFRRMLDEDPDGQKVFEIAQGVEGLTRGWGVHACAVIMSSHTLTDIIPMMRRPSDGQIITQFDYPTCETLGLLKMDFLGLRNLTVISDALDNITRNGKEAPDLETLGFDDPPTYDLLQRGDTLGVFQLDGSGMRTLLRQMKPDKFGDISAVSALYRPGPMGMNSHTNYALRKNGLQEIAPIHPELEAPLADILNETYGVLVYQEQVMQTAQKVAGYSLGEADILRRAMGKKKKAELDKQFVSFEAGMKERGYSDAAVAALWETLLPFADYAFNKSHSAAYGVVSYWTAYLKANFPTEYMAALLTSTQENRDRLGLYLGDCRHRGITVLPPDVNESDMYFSAVGDDIRFGLSAVRNVGANVVEAILAARAEKGAFTSFTDFLDKVPLSVCNKRTIESLIKGGAFDSLGANRRSLVLIHEDAVDSVVDVKRKEAQGQYDLFGEALFGGDGAETGSSATITIPDLPEWDRKEKLSFERTMLGLYVSDHPLQGLEHVVAQNSTTAISALADEGAVEDGAMVQIAGLITSLQRKTTKKGDMWAIATVEDLEGSIDCLLFPSTYQTVATELAEDLVVSMKGRVDTSKGMPELRVMEMTIPDTSHAGGDGPVTISLPALRCTERVVTDLRGVLEDNPGMSEVRVKLLEPGRATLMRLDTRLSVTPSAALYASLKALLGPGCLQ; encoded by the coding sequence ATGGCTTCCGACGACTTCGTGCACCTCCACGTCCACACCGACTACTCCCTCCTGGACGGGGCCGCGAAGATCTCCAAGCTGGTCGACGAAACCGCACGTCAGGGCCAGAAAGCCATCGCCATCACGGACCACGGCTACGTCTTCGGCGCCTACGAGTTCTACAAGACCGCGGTGGCCGCGGACATCAAGCCCATCATCGGCGTCGAGGCCTACGTGACCCCCGGGACCAGCCGCCACGACCGCACGCGGCAGCAGTGGGGCACCAAGGCGCAGCAGGACGCGGGCGACGACGTCTCCGCGCGCGGCGCCTACACGCACCTGACCCTGCTCTCGCGCACCACGGCGGGCATGCACAACCTCTTCCGCCTCGCCTCGTCCGCGAGCCTCGACGGCCAGATGGGCAAGTGGCCCCGCATGGACCGCGAGATCCTCAGCACCTACGCCGACGGGCTGATCGCCTCGACCGGTTGCCCCTCGGGCGAGATCCAGACCCGCATCCGCCTGGGCCAGTGGGACGAGGCGGTCAAGGCCGCCGGCGAGTTCCAGGACATGTTCGGCAAGGAGAACTACTTCGTCGAGCTCATGGACCACGGCCTCGATCTCGAGACCCGCGTGACCAAGGACCTCATCGCCCTCTCGAAGCAGATCGGCGCGCCGCTGCTGGCCACCAACGACCTGCACTACGTCACCGAGGACGACGCCAAGATCCAGGACGCGCTGCTGTGCATCAACTCCGGCTCCACCTTCGACACCCCCGGCCGTTTCAAGTTCGACGGCTCGGGCTACTACCTCAAGTCCGCCGCCGAGATGCGCGAGCTGTTCCGTGAGCTGCCCGAGGCCTGCGACAACACGCTGCGCGTCGCCGAGATGTGCGACGTCTCCTTCACCACGACGGCCGAGGGCGCCAACTTCATGCCCGTCTTCCCGACGCCGCCCGGCGAGGACGAGCACTCGTGGTTCGTCAAGGAGGTCCAGCGGGGACTCGAGTACCGCTTCTCCGCGGGCATCCCCGACGCCGTGCAGAAGCAGGCCGACTACGAGGTCTCCGTCATCACCCAGATGGGCTTCCCGGGCTACTTCCTCGTCGTGTCCGACTTCATCCGCTGGGCCAAGGAGAACGGCATCCGGGTGGGACCGGGCCGTGGCTCGGGCGCCGGCTCGATGGTGGCCTACGCGATGCGGATCACGGATCTCGACCCGCTCGAGCACGGCCTGCTGTTCGAGCGCTTCCTGAACCCCGACCGCGTCTCGATGCCCGACTTCGACGTCGACTTCGACGATCGCCGCCGCGGCGAGGTGCTCGAGTACGTGACCCGCAAGTACGGCGACGACCGGGTGGCCCAGGTCATCACCTACGGCGTCATGAAGACGAAGAACTCGCTCAAGGACGCCTCGCGCGTGCTCGGCTACCCGTACGCGATGGGGGATCGCCTCACCAAGGCGCTGCCCCCCGCCGTGATGGGCAAGGACATCCCGCTCTCGGGCATCTACGACCCCGAGAACAAGCGCTACGCCGAGGCCGGCGAGTTCCGCCGCATGCTCGACGAGGACCCCGACGGCCAGAAGGTCTTCGAGATCGCCCAGGGCGTCGAGGGGCTGACCCGCGGGTGGGGCGTTCACGCGTGCGCGGTCATCATGTCCAGCCACACCCTGACCGACATCATCCCGATGATGCGTCGCCCCTCCGACGGGCAGATCATCACGCAGTTCGACTACCCGACGTGCGAGACGCTCGGCCTGCTGAAGATGGACTTCCTGGGGCTGCGCAACCTCACCGTCATCTCCGACGCCCTGGACAACATCACGCGCAACGGCAAGGAGGCGCCGGATCTCGAGACCCTCGGCTTCGACGATCCGCCCACCTACGACCTCCTGCAGCGCGGCGACACCCTGGGCGTGTTCCAGCTGGACGGCTCGGGCATGCGCACCCTGCTGCGCCAGATGAAGCCCGACAAGTTCGGCGACATCTCCGCGGTCTCGGCCCTCTACCGTCCGGGCCCGATGGGCATGAACTCCCACACCAACTATGCGCTGCGCAAGAACGGGCTGCAGGAGATCGCTCCGATCCATCCCGAGCTCGAGGCCCCGCTCGCGGACATCCTGAACGAGACCTACGGGGTGCTCGTCTACCAGGAGCAGGTCATGCAGACCGCCCAGAAGGTCGCGGGCTACAGCCTCGGCGAGGCCGACATCCTGCGCCGCGCCATGGGCAAGAAGAAGAAGGCGGAGCTGGACAAGCAGTTCGTGTCCTTCGAGGCCGGCATGAAGGAGCGCGGATACTCCGACGCGGCCGTCGCGGCCCTGTGGGAGACCCTGCTGCCCTTCGCCGACTACGCGTTCAACAAGTCCCACTCCGCCGCCTACGGCGTGGTCTCGTACTGGACCGCCTACCTCAAGGCGAACTTCCCGACCGAGTACATGGCGGCCCTGCTCACCTCGACCCAGGAGAACCGCGACCGCCTGGGCCTGTACCTGGGCGACTGCCGCCACCGGGGCATCACGGTGCTCCCGCCGGACGTCAACGAGTCCGACATGTACTTCTCGGCCGTCGGCGACGACATCCGCTTCGGGCTGTCGGCGGTGCGCAACGTCGGCGCGAACGTCGTCGAGGCGATCCTCGCGGCGCGCGCCGAGAAGGGCGCGTTCACGTCGTTCACCGACTTCCTCGACAAGGTGCCGCTCTCGGTGTGCAACAAGCGCACGATCGAGTCGCTCATCAAGGGCGGCGCGTTCGACTCCCTCGGCGCCAACCGCCGCTCCCTCGTGCTGATCCACGAGGACGCCGTCGACTCGGTGGTCGACGTCAAGCGCAAGGAGGCGCAGGGCCAGTACGACCTGTTCGGCGAGGCCCTGTTCGGCGGCGACGGCGCGGAGACCGGGTCGAGCGCGACCATCACGATCCCCGACCTGCCCGAGTGGGACCGCAAGGAGAAGCTCTCCTTCGAGCGCACCATGCTGGGCCTGTACGTCTCGGACCACCCCCTGCAGGGTCTCGAGCACGTGGTCGCGCAGAACTCGACGACCGCGATCAGCGCGCTCGCCGACGAGGGCGCCGTCGAGGACGGGGCCATGGTCCAGATCGCGGGGCTCATCACGTCCCTGCAGCGCAAGACCACCAAGAAGGGCGACATGTGGGCGATCGCCACCGTCGAGGACCTCGAGGGCTCGATCGACTGCCTGCTGTTCCCCTCGACGTACCAGACCGTCGCGACCGAGCTCGCCGAGGATCTCGTGGTCTCCATGAAGGGACGCGTCGACACCTCCAAGGGCATGCCCGAGCTGCGCGTCATGGAGATGACGATCCCCGACACCTCCCACGCGGGCGGCGACGGCCCGGTGACGATCTCGCTCCCGGCGCTGCGCTGCACCGAGCGGGTCGTGACCGACCTGCGCGGCGTGCTCGAGGACAACCCGGGCATGAGCGAGGTCCGCGTCAAGCTGCTCGAGCCCGGCCGCGCCACCCTCATGCGGCTCGACACCCGGCTCTCGGTCACCCCGTCGGCCGCGCTGTACGCCTCGCTCAAGGCGCTGCTGGGCCCCGGCTGCCTGCAGTGA
- the hisD gene encoding histidinol dehydrogenase: MPLISVTDLRGRDLSAAQLRAAVPRPELDVDAAIASVHPVVAAVRERGAEAVLEAGERFDGVRPEHLRVPAEVIERALAELDPAIRRALETAIDRVRAVDAAQRREDDVVEVIDGGIVRQRWIPVERVGLYVPGGRAVLPSSVVMNVVPAQTAGVSQIVLASPPQKDHGGYPHPTILAACALLGVTDVIAAGGAQAIALLAHGADDLGDGTLLDPVDLVTGPGNVYVTAAKRLVRGTVGIDAEAGPTEIAILADESADPRFVAADLISQAEHDPLAASVLVTDSPRLAADTEAELAVQVPQARHADRIREALGGRQSGVILVDGLDQGLAVVNAYGAEHLEIHTVDAPAVAARVTNAGAIFIGPHSPVSLGDYAAGSNHVLPTGGGSRFGGGLGVQSFLRGIHVIEYDERALDASREAARTLAAAEDLPSHGRAVEIRFDGEGQSR, from the coding sequence ATGCCTCTGATCTCCGTCACCGACCTGCGCGGGCGCGACCTCTCCGCAGCCCAGCTGCGCGCGGCCGTGCCCCGCCCCGAGCTCGACGTCGACGCGGCCATCGCCTCGGTGCATCCCGTCGTCGCGGCCGTGCGGGAGCGCGGCGCCGAGGCCGTGCTCGAGGCGGGGGAGCGGTTCGACGGCGTGCGCCCCGAGCACCTGCGCGTCCCCGCCGAGGTGATCGAACGGGCCCTCGCCGAGCTCGATCCGGCGATCCGTCGTGCGCTCGAGACGGCGATCGACCGCGTCCGGGCGGTCGACGCCGCCCAGCGGCGCGAGGACGACGTGGTCGAGGTCATCGACGGGGGGATCGTGCGCCAGCGCTGGATCCCCGTCGAGCGGGTCGGCCTGTACGTGCCCGGCGGCCGGGCCGTGCTGCCCAGCTCCGTCGTCATGAACGTGGTGCCGGCCCAGACCGCCGGCGTCTCGCAGATCGTGCTGGCCTCTCCGCCGCAGAAGGACCACGGCGGCTACCCGCACCCCACCATCCTGGCCGCGTGCGCGCTGCTCGGCGTGACCGACGTGATCGCCGCGGGCGGCGCCCAGGCCATCGCCCTGCTCGCCCACGGCGCCGACGACCTCGGCGACGGCACCCTGCTCGACCCGGTCGACCTCGTCACCGGCCCCGGCAACGTCTACGTGACGGCCGCCAAGCGGCTCGTGCGGGGGACCGTCGGCATCGACGCCGAGGCGGGCCCCACCGAGATCGCGATCCTCGCCGACGAGAGCGCCGACCCCCGGTTCGTCGCGGCGGACCTCATCTCCCAGGCCGAGCACGACCCCCTCGCGGCGAGCGTGCTGGTCACCGACAGCCCGCGGCTCGCCGCCGACACCGAGGCCGAGCTCGCCGTCCAGGTGCCGCAGGCCCGCCACGCCGACCGCATCCGCGAGGCCCTGGGCGGACGTCAGAGCGGCGTGATCCTCGTCGACGGCCTGGACCAGGGGCTCGCCGTGGTCAACGCGTACGGCGCCGAGCACCTCGAGATCCACACCGTCGACGCCCCGGCCGTCGCCGCGCGCGTCACCAACGCCGGTGCGATCTTCATCGGTCCCCACAGCCCCGTGAGCCTCGGCGACTACGCGGCCGGCTCCAACCACGTGCTGCCCACCGGCGGCGGCTCCCGCTTCGGCGGCGGCCTGGGGGTGCAGTCGTTCCTGCGTGGGATCCACGTGATCGAGTACGACGAGCGCGCGCTCGACGCCTCCCGCGAGGCCGCCCGCACCCTCGCCGCGGCCGAGGACCTGCCCTCGCACGGGCGGGCCGTCGAGATCCGCTTCGACGGCGAGGGGCAGAGCCGATGA
- a CDS encoding GNAT family N-acetyltransferase, whose translation MTAWTIREARPDDVAAIHARIVDLAVYEREPEAVTGTAADLHDALFREAPAVFCHVAELDGEVVGIALWYLTYSTWEGHHGIHLEDLYVMPEHRGTRIGLGLLRTLAGICAACGYRRLEWSVLTWNQPSIDFYEAIGARPQEEWMTYRLDGEALTGFAA comes from the coding sequence ATGACCGCGTGGACGATCCGCGAGGCCCGCCCCGACGACGTCGCGGCGATCCACGCGCGCATCGTCGACCTCGCCGTGTACGAGCGCGAGCCCGAGGCCGTGACCGGCACCGCGGCCGACCTGCACGACGCCCTGTTCCGCGAGGCCCCCGCCGTCTTCTGCCACGTGGCCGAGCTCGACGGCGAGGTCGTGGGCATCGCCCTGTGGTACCTGACCTACTCGACGTGGGAAGGCCACCACGGGATCCACCTCGAGGACCTCTACGTCATGCCCGAGCACCGCGGCACCCGGATCGGCCTGGGCCTCCTGCGCACGCTCGCCGGCATCTGCGCCGCTTGCGGCTACCGCCGTCTGGAGTGGTCGGTGCTCACCTGGAACCAGCCGTCGATCGACTTCTACGAGGCCATCGGGGCGCGGCCCCAGGAGGAGTGGATGACCTACCGCCTCGACGGCGAGGCGCTCACCGGCTTCGCGGCGTAG
- a CDS encoding DUF3054 domain-containing protein, with amino-acid sequence MRALGSLVADVLAVLLFVAIGLLQHHEGLTASSVGYVSWPFVLGMLLGHLAIRSWRRPFGLWPQGVFIWAITIVAAMAIRTLFGAGTEPSFVIVTAVVLAVFMLGWRAVASFVTRRERRTSARPAATRTEGSTPRSR; translated from the coding sequence ATGCGTGCCCTCGGTTCCCTCGTTGCAGATGTCCTCGCCGTCCTCCTGTTCGTGGCGATCGGGCTCCTCCAGCACCACGAGGGCCTGACCGCCTCGAGCGTCGGCTACGTGTCCTGGCCGTTCGTGCTCGGCATGCTGCTCGGGCACCTCGCGATCCGCTCGTGGCGGCGCCCCTTCGGCCTGTGGCCGCAGGGCGTGTTCATCTGGGCGATCACGATCGTCGCCGCCATGGCGATCCGCACGCTGTTCGGCGCCGGCACGGAGCCCTCGTTCGTCATCGTCACCGCGGTCGTGCTCGCGGTGTTCATGCTGGGCTGGCGGGCCGTCGCGTCGTTCGTGACGCGGCGCGAGCGGCGCACCTCCGCACGGCCCGCGGCGACGCGGACCGAGGGGTCTACGCCGCGAAGCCGGTGA